TGCATGCTGCTTGCCACCGCAGGCGTGCTCATGACGGCCGGCGGCTGGATGTTCGGTGAGGTCATCAACTTCACGCGGGCTCGCTGGACGAACATCATTGAGAACAGCGATTTCGCTGGGCGAGACCTGAAGCTCGATTTCGCGTGGTGGACGTTTGCCTTCCTCAAGATCCTGGGGCCGCTCCTCGCTCTCGCCTTCGTCATGGCGGTGATCGCAAATGTGGCGCAGATCCAGTTCCTGTTCTCAACAGAGTCGATTCAGCCAAAGCTCTCGAAGATCAACCCCATCGAGGGGTTCAAGCGCATCTTCTCCGCCAAGTCTCTGATGGAGCTGGCCAAGCAGCTGGCCAAGCTCGGCTTGATCGGATGGATTGTCTACAAGGTCGTCAGAGAGTCGCTTCCATCACTCGTAAACCTCATCGAGCAAGACATCGGTTACACGGTCACGACCACGCGCAGCATCTGCATTGAAATCATCAAGAAGGTGATTGTGGGCAGCATCGTCATTGCGGCAGTCGACTACATCTTTCAGAAGAAGCAGTACATGAAGCAGATGAAGATGTCGATGCAAGAGCTCAAGGACGAGTACAAGGACACCGAAGGAAACCCTCAGGTGAAGGGCAAGCTGCGCCAGCTCATGCGCCAGGCGTCACAAGGGCGCATGATGGAGGGCACGGCGGGGGCCAACGCGGTGGTGACCAACCCGACCCACCTGGCCGTTGCGCTGCGGTACGAGCAGGGGCTTGATGGCGCCCCCAAGGTCGTGGCCAAGGGCGAGAACCTCATTGCGGCCCAGATCAAGGTCATCGCCGAGGACAACGACGTGCCGGTGCTCGAGAACGTCGAGCTGGCTCGGGCGCTGTTCTCGGCCTGCGAGGTGGGTCAGGAGATCCCTCCCGACCTCTACAAGGGCGTGGCCGAGGTGCTTGCCTACGTCTTCAAGCTGAAGCGAAAGCGTCAGATGCGTCGCAAGCGCGCGGCGCAGTCCACGGGGGCGAAGCGCTGAGGGTCTGCGCCAGCAGGCTTCAAGGCCAGCGGGTGGGTGAAGTCCGAACGTCCAGGGAGATGCACGTCGCATGAAGTTCAAAGCTGCAGACATCGGGGTCGCCGTGGTGGTCATCGGCATCATCCTCATGCTGATCGTGCCGCTGCCACCGACGTTCCTCGACATCCTCCTGACGATGAACATCGCCACCTCGGTGATCACGATCCTCATCTCGATCTACATCACCAACCCGCTCGAGTTCGCGGTCTTCCCGACCATGCTGCTCGTGGCGACCCTCTTCCGACTGGCGCTTGACGTGTCGGCCACGCGTATGATCCTGGCCGGCGATCCGCACTCTC
This window of the Pseudomonadota bacterium genome carries:
- the flhB gene encoding flagellar biosynthesis protein FlhB — protein: MSGEDSDKTEEPTEHKLQEARKKGQVFKSQEIVSTCMLLATAGVLMTAGGWMFGEVINFTRARWTNIIENSDFAGRDLKLDFAWWTFAFLKILGPLLALAFVMAVIANVAQIQFLFSTESIQPKLSKINPIEGFKRIFSAKSLMELAKQLAKLGLIGWIVYKVVRESLPSLVNLIEQDIGYTVTTTRSICIEIIKKVIVGSIVIAAVDYIFQKKQYMKQMKMSMQELKDEYKDTEGNPQVKGKLRQLMRQASQGRMMEGTAGANAVVTNPTHLAVALRYEQGLDGAPKVVAKGENLIAAQIKVIAEDNDVPVLENVELARALFSACEVGQEIPPDLYKGVAEVLAYVFKLKRKRQMRRKRAAQSTGAKR